The Streptomyces sp. NBC_00344 genome includes a window with the following:
- a CDS encoding alanine--tRNA ligase-related protein, which produces MNTEKIVRTFVEYFEERGHRRIIGSTLLPPPGDSVLFTTSGMHPLTPYLEGRPHPLGRRLVDVQRCLRTTDLDEVGDATHLTVFEMLGTWSLGDYDGSLSLDWGYRLLTDGLGVDPGLLHATAFGGDDQTGPDTASLQLWQDHGVPVELTVQDNWWSNGPVGPCGPDSEIFLWSGDTPPQSTPTRDDRWVEVWNHVMMRHRRLEDGSLVPLPQRNIDTGLGLERLASLLQGKPSVFECDVFEPWRSLVPTLWPLDEPSLRLVYDHLRSAIVVLGDGVRPANTGRGYVLRRLIRRVLTVLWRDDPSRSLGDLPDELVPHTLDHFRQHMDPSEVRRMLLGEERRFSQLLERGRQVLARPRFQGPLRDEDFHYLHDTHGLPRDLVTSLREE; this is translated from the coding sequence ATGAACACGGAAAAGATTGTCCGCACGTTCGTCGAGTACTTCGAGGAGCGTGGTCACCGCCGCATCATCGGCTCGACGCTGCTGCCACCTCCTGGCGACTCGGTGCTGTTCACCACCTCTGGCATGCATCCGCTCACGCCGTACCTGGAGGGGCGCCCCCATCCGCTGGGGCGGCGGCTGGTCGATGTGCAGCGCTGTCTGCGCACCACGGACCTCGACGAGGTCGGCGATGCCACTCATCTGACGGTCTTCGAGATGCTCGGCACCTGGTCGCTGGGTGACTACGACGGCTCGCTGAGTCTCGACTGGGGGTACAGGCTGCTCACAGATGGACTGGGTGTCGATCCGGGTTTGCTGCACGCCACCGCCTTCGGAGGCGACGACCAGACCGGGCCGGACACTGCTTCCCTGCAGTTGTGGCAGGACCACGGCGTTCCCGTGGAGCTCACTGTGCAGGACAACTGGTGGTCCAACGGCCCGGTCGGCCCGTGCGGCCCAGATTCGGAGATCTTCCTGTGGAGCGGTGACACCCCGCCCCAGTCGACACCCACCCGCGACGACCGCTGGGTGGAGGTGTGGAACCACGTGATGATGCGCCATCGTCGACTCGAGGACGGTTCCCTCGTACCGCTTCCCCAGCGCAACATCGACACCGGGCTGGGCCTGGAGCGGCTGGCCTCTCTGCTGCAGGGCAAACCGTCAGTATTCGAATGCGACGTCTTCGAGCCCTGGCGCAGTCTCGTGCCGACCCTGTGGCCACTGGACGAACCTTCGCTGCGCCTCGTCTACGACCACCTGCGCTCAGCCATCGTGGTACTCGGCGACGGGGTGCGCCCGGCCAACACTGGCCGGGGCTATGTGCTCCGCCGCCTGATCCGGCGGGTGCTCACCGTTCTGTGGCGGGACGATCCATCGCGAAGTCTCGGAGATCTGCCGGACGAGTTGGTCCCGCACACCCTGGACCACTTCCGGCAGCACATGGATCCCAGCGAGGTACGCCGAATGCTGCTCGGGGAGGAGCGCCGTTTCAGTCAGCTTCTGGAACGCGGCCGGCAGGTGCTTGCCCGACCCCGTTTCCAAGGCCCGCTGAGGGATGAGGACTTCCACTACCTCCACGACACCCACGGTCTGCCTCGGGATCTGGTCACGAGCCTACGAGAAGAGTGA
- a CDS encoding PGPGW domain-containing protein, with the protein MHRRNALRRGAALIAGAALLLIGIALLVLPGPGLLLILAGLLVLADQFPAVARYVDPVRVRAMRAAGESVSSPVRIAGSSLAAAALMAAGLFWGLMPDLPFGGWPTGAGLILSSLLLIALLVYSYRTTRVRRRTG; encoded by the coding sequence GTGCACAGACGAAACGCTCTGCGCCGAGGCGCCGCCCTCATCGCAGGAGCCGCGCTGCTGCTTATCGGCATAGCACTGTTGGTCCTGCCCGGCCCCGGCCTGCTGCTCATACTCGCCGGCCTGCTGGTCCTCGCTGATCAGTTCCCTGCCGTAGCCCGGTACGTCGATCCGGTACGGGTGCGTGCCATGCGCGCGGCCGGAGAAAGCGTCTCCTCCCCGGTCCGGATCGCCGGATCCTCCCTCGCTGCAGCAGCTCTCATGGCGGCCGGTCTGTTCTGGGGCCTGATGCCGGACCTGCCCTTCGGAGGCTGGCCCACCGGTGCCGGGCTGATCCTGTCGAGCCTGCTCCTCATCGCCCTGCTGGTGTACAGCTACCGCACGACACGTGTCCGCCGCCGTACTGGTTGA
- a CDS encoding class F sortase translates to MPPLCRALMWPAAAVVAGSLFFWNVFGAPADDAKPQSNPSAAVSAAPRETAPAVVSPLPRSVPTRLRIPGIAVNAPFTPLDIGASGHLNPPPADNANMVGWYRHGATPGERGTAIVAGHVDTKTGPAVFLYLRTMKRGSAVDITRQDGSVATFKVDSVETFSKTDFPNDRVYADTPGPELRLITCGGTYDRAAQDYEDNVVVFAHLHSVKHS, encoded by the coding sequence ATGCCGCCTCTGTGTCGCGCACTGATGTGGCCTGCTGCCGCGGTGGTCGCAGGGTCGCTCTTCTTCTGGAATGTCTTCGGGGCCCCGGCCGACGACGCCAAGCCGCAGTCGAACCCCTCGGCTGCCGTATCCGCCGCCCCCCGGGAGACCGCCCCCGCTGTTGTCTCTCCGCTGCCCCGCTCGGTGCCGACCCGGCTCAGGATCCCGGGCATCGCTGTCAACGCCCCCTTCACCCCGCTGGACATCGGCGCCTCGGGGCACCTCAACCCGCCGCCGGCCGACAACGCCAACATGGTCGGCTGGTACCGGCACGGTGCCACACCAGGTGAGCGAGGTACGGCGATCGTCGCGGGCCACGTCGACACGAAGACCGGGCCGGCCGTGTTTCTCTATCTGCGCACGATGAAGCGGGGGAGCGCCGTGGACATCACACGGCAGGACGGCTCAGTCGCCACCTTCAAGGTCGACTCCGTCGAAACTTTCAGCAAGACCGACTTCCCGAACGACCGTGTCTACGCTGACACCCCCGGCCCAGAACTACGGCTGATCACCTGTGGCGGCACCTACGACAGAGCGGCCCAGGACTACGAGGACAACGTCGTCGTGTTCGCCCACCTCCACTCGGTCAAGCACAGCTGA
- a CDS encoding GNAT family N-acetyltransferase yields the protein MTPQLRSDRMLLEAYVPADEDDFVALFMDARVSRWMGNGPWPEADYRATFARIFTHAYESARFDVWAVRQDGRLVGHAEIKPAKVVDGHELVYGLTPEVWGRGLGTELAETVVAYGFAALNLEQVYATVAEPNVASLVALRKLGFRHVRDIAEDDGTLTHLLSCDRAEQQVS from the coding sequence ATGACTCCCCAGCTGCGCAGCGACCGGATGTTGCTCGAGGCTTACGTACCCGCTGATGAGGACGATTTCGTTGCGCTCTTCATGGACGCTCGGGTTTCCAGATGGATGGGTAACGGACCCTGGCCTGAGGCGGACTATCGCGCCACGTTCGCTCGGATCTTCACTCATGCCTATGAGAGTGCGCGTTTCGACGTCTGGGCCGTGCGTCAGGACGGCCGGTTGGTCGGCCATGCAGAGATCAAGCCGGCAAAGGTCGTCGATGGCCATGAGCTGGTCTACGGCCTCACACCCGAGGTGTGGGGACGAGGGCTCGGTACTGAGCTCGCGGAGACAGTCGTCGCCTACGGCTTCGCAGCGCTGAATTTGGAGCAGGTGTACGCGACCGTGGCGGAGCCGAATGTCGCTTCGCTGGTGGCCCTTCGAAAGCTCGGGTTTCGTCACGTCCGGGACATTGCCGAGGACGATGGGACCCTCACTCATCTGCTTTCCTGTGATCGCGCCGAGCAGCAAGTGAGTTGA
- a CDS encoding discoidin domain-containing protein produces the protein MGVLTAALPSAAPAAAHTSPAGAASTPGPSGGNGWQLTSTHIDPKDNAHAYVGNGYLGQRIPPNGSGYATTGETRTGWPLYTHGYDGAFVSGLYAHNKKTTENREVAAAIPTWTPLTVSTGGSHAETFTSATSAGRISHYRQTLDMRHGLVHTSLTWTATDGRATDLVYDVVADRAEAHVGAVRLRMSPHWNGNAKVTDLIDGRGARRVAQTGGGARPGGRTMDVAFRADGTRTAGAVASSLRTGRGVRTGSEQRSASAKKLSAHQAVGFPVRSGRSYEFTKYVGVDTALTSKDPERTAVAASQRAAHRGWPALTTAHSAAWDRLWRSDIEVSGGGDLQSWVRSAEYGLLSSTRRGSSDSISPTGLTSDNYAGLKFWDAETWMYPSLLASHPGLAKSVVDYRYRTRAGARTNAKKLGYPGLFYPWTSASKGDLWTECHSWDPPHCKTQNHLQSDIALATWQYYLATKDTNWLRTRGWPVIKGIAQFWAGRVTHNDDDSYSIKNVAGPDEYSNGVNDGVFTNAGAATTLRTATHVAQLLGKHAPASWAAIAGKLRIPYDAKKQVFQQYDGYKGSSIKQADTVLLMYPLEWPMPKGAATNTLNYYAARTDPDGPAMTDSVHSIDAASIGEPGCATYTYMKRAIKPFVRGPFDVFSEARGDKAGASDPLSGSPAQDFVTGQGGFLQTLTNGLTGQRLREDRVHLDPVLPPQLSHGVTLKGQRWQGRTYDIAIGAHQTTVRLTHGAPFEVEGPQGRQIVSASAPAVLKTRRPDQDPTDNIARCRTAQASSEQPGQYADAALDGSTATAWAPDGTDGTLTADLGRIARISGITPHWTGRHPASYRVTASVDGKHWQAVKGQATTARYVRVSVHAADAKKPAGLAELVVRH, from the coding sequence ATGGGCGTCCTCACTGCAGCTCTCCCCTCGGCCGCACCTGCCGCAGCGCACACATCGCCGGCCGGAGCCGCAAGCACCCCGGGCCCGTCCGGCGGCAACGGCTGGCAGCTGACGTCCACGCACATCGATCCGAAGGACAACGCGCACGCATACGTCGGCAACGGCTATCTCGGGCAGCGCATCCCGCCCAACGGCTCCGGATACGCCACCACAGGCGAGACCCGCACCGGCTGGCCGCTGTACACCCACGGCTACGACGGGGCCTTCGTCTCCGGGCTGTACGCGCACAACAAGAAAACCACCGAGAATCGCGAGGTCGCGGCCGCCATCCCGACCTGGACGCCGCTCACGGTCAGCACCGGCGGCAGCCACGCGGAGACATTCACATCCGCGACATCCGCCGGCCGGATCTCGCACTATCGGCAGACGCTCGACATGCGGCACGGCCTGGTGCACACATCCCTGACCTGGACGGCCACCGACGGCCGCGCCACCGACCTCGTCTACGACGTGGTCGCCGACCGCGCGGAAGCGCACGTCGGGGCCGTCAGGCTCCGGATGTCGCCGCACTGGAACGGGAACGCCAAGGTCACCGACCTCATCGACGGGCGCGGCGCCCGCCGTGTCGCGCAGACCGGCGGAGGGGCACGGCCAGGCGGCCGGACAATGGACGTGGCGTTCCGTGCGGACGGCACCAGGACCGCCGGCGCCGTAGCCTCATCCCTGCGGACCGGCAGGGGGGTTCGTACAGGAAGTGAACAACGTTCGGCTTCTGCCAAGAAGCTGAGTGCCCACCAGGCCGTCGGGTTTCCGGTGCGCAGCGGCCGCTCCTACGAATTCACCAAGTACGTCGGCGTCGACACCGCGCTGACCTCAAAGGATCCCGAACGGACCGCCGTTGCCGCCTCACAGCGCGCCGCACACCGCGGCTGGCCGGCCCTCACCACCGCTCACTCCGCCGCCTGGGACAGGCTCTGGCGCAGCGACATCGAGGTGTCCGGTGGCGGCGACCTGCAGTCCTGGGTTCGCTCCGCCGAGTACGGGCTGTTGTCCAGCACCCGGCGCGGCTCCTCCGACAGTATCTCGCCCACCGGACTGACCAGCGACAACTACGCCGGCCTGAAGTTCTGGGACGCTGAGACCTGGATGTACCCGAGCCTGCTGGCCTCGCATCCCGGCCTCGCCAAGTCCGTCGTGGACTACCGCTACCGCACCCGTGCGGGCGCCCGCACCAACGCAAAGAAGCTCGGATACCCCGGCCTCTTCTACCCGTGGACCAGCGCGAGCAAGGGCGACCTGTGGACCGAGTGTCACAGCTGGGACCCGCCACACTGCAAGACCCAGAACCACCTCCAGAGCGACATCGCCCTCGCCACCTGGCAGTACTACCTGGCGACCAAGGACACCAACTGGCTGCGCACCCGCGGCTGGCCCGTCATCAAGGGCATCGCGCAGTTCTGGGCCGGCCGCGTCACGCACAACGATGACGACAGCTACTCCATCAAGAACGTCGCCGGTCCCGACGAGTACAGCAACGGCGTCAACGACGGTGTCTTCACCAACGCCGGCGCGGCCACCACGCTGCGTACCGCCACCCACGTAGCCCAGTTGCTCGGCAAGCACGCCCCGGCGAGCTGGGCGGCGATCGCTGGCAAACTGCGCATCCCGTACGACGCGAAGAAGCAGGTCTTCCAGCAGTACGACGGCTACAAGGGCTCCTCCATCAAGCAGGCCGACACGGTTCTGCTGATGTACCCGCTGGAGTGGCCCATGCCGAAGGGCGCCGCGACCAACACCCTCAACTACTACGCCGCTCGCACCGACCCCGACGGCCCGGCCATGACCGACTCGGTGCACTCCATCGACGCGGCCTCCATCGGCGAGCCCGGCTGTGCCACGTACACGTATATGAAGCGCGCCATCAAGCCGTTCGTTCGCGGCCCGTTCGACGTGTTCTCGGAGGCGCGCGGCGACAAGGCGGGCGCCTCGGACCCGCTGTCCGGCTCCCCGGCCCAGGACTTCGTGACCGGCCAGGGCGGCTTCCTGCAGACGCTCACCAACGGCTTGACCGGGCAGCGGCTACGCGAGGACCGGGTGCACCTGGACCCGGTGCTGCCGCCGCAGCTGAGCCACGGCGTGACGCTCAAGGGCCAGCGCTGGCAAGGCCGGACCTACGACATCGCGATCGGCGCGCACCAGACCACAGTGCGGCTCACGCACGGCGCGCCCTTCGAGGTGGAGGGGCCGCAGGGCAGGCAGATCGTCAGCGCCTCGGCACCCGCCGTCCTCAAAACCCGGCGGCCCGACCAGGATCCGACCGACAACATCGCCCGGTGCCGTACGGCACAGGCGAGTTCGGAGCAGCCGGGTCAGTATGCGGATGCCGCGCTGGACGGCAGCACGGCAACCGCCTGGGCGCCCGACGGCACGGACGGCACCCTGACCGCCGACCTCGGCCGCATCGCGCGGATCTCCGGCATCACCCCGCACTGGACGGGCCGGCACCCCGCCTCGTACCGGGTCACCGCGTCGGTGGACGGCAAGCACTGGCAGGCCGTGAAGGGGCAGGCCACGACGGCACGGTATGTGCGGGTGTCCGTGCACGCGGCCGACGCGAAGAAGCCGGCTGGGCTGGCGGAGTTGGTGGTGCGGCACTGA
- a CDS encoding dihydrofolate reductase family protein — MQIRARMSMSADGYVTTPNGWPALTADPAFVSGQSHGIREFLEGCEAALMGRTTFEPALTNNRWPWPDLDVFVLGSKRPDGTPDHVTVDNDAVRLLEKLRSVNRGGDVHLIGGPQTIGTFHALGALDTLELVLLPQLFGGGMHLTPALSPDAGLTFERERVLPGGSVEIVYSCRGSRSELPSKPVGQR; from the coding sequence ATGCAGATCCGCGCCCGTATGAGCATGAGTGCCGATGGGTACGTGACCACACCGAACGGGTGGCCCGCCTTGACGGCCGACCCCGCGTTCGTGTCCGGGCAGAGCCATGGCATCCGGGAATTCCTCGAAGGCTGCGAGGCGGCGCTGATGGGCCGCACCACCTTCGAGCCCGCGCTGACCAACAACCGCTGGCCATGGCCGGACCTCGACGTGTTCGTACTCGGCTCAAAGCGTCCGGACGGCACCCCCGATCACGTCACCGTCGACAATGACGCGGTGCGGCTGCTGGAGAAGTTGCGCTCGGTCAATCGGGGTGGTGACGTCCACCTCATCGGGGGCCCGCAGACGATCGGGACGTTCCACGCCCTTGGCGCACTCGACACTCTCGAACTGGTCCTGCTGCCGCAGCTGTTCGGTGGGGGGATGCACCTGACTCCCGCGCTCAGCCCCGACGCCGGGCTGACCTTCGAGCGCGAGCGTGTCCTCCCCGGCGGTTCAGTGGAGATCGTCTACTCCTGCCGGGGCAGTCGCTCCGAACTTCCGAGCAAGCCTGTTGGCCAACGCTGA
- a CDS encoding ArsR/SmtB family transcription factor has protein sequence MAAAAGLGAGDLIEVFKALGNPARLQIMQWLKDPERCFEEYEPIADRRSVGVCVTHIQAKSGLAQSTVSSYMSTLERAGLVHPTRVGKWTHYRRDEGRLAQLARAIGTTI, from the coding sequence ATGGCCGCTGCGGCAGGACTGGGTGCGGGTGATCTGATCGAGGTGTTCAAGGCCCTCGGTAACCCTGCCCGTTTGCAGATCATGCAATGGCTGAAGGATCCCGAACGGTGCTTCGAGGAGTACGAACCGATCGCGGATCGCCGATCGGTGGGTGTGTGCGTGACGCACATCCAGGCGAAGTCGGGACTCGCTCAGTCAACCGTCTCCAGCTACATGAGCACGCTCGAACGGGCGGGACTCGTGCACCCCACCCGGGTGGGCAAGTGGACCCACTACCGGCGCGATGAAGGCCGGCTGGCGCAGCTGGCACGAGCGATCGGCACCACCATCTGA
- a CDS encoding HAD family hydrolase — translation MIKPIELVIFDCDGVLVDSEHIAVRVDAMSLASLGWPLSEPEIIERFVGRSHADMITEIERHLGYRLPDGWEAEQRRLYREAMEAELTPVDGIVEALEHIQLPTCVASSTSHNGLRHTLGLTGLYTRFEGRIYSATEVANGKPAPDLFLHAARHMGFAPDVCAVVEDSRFGVQAARAAGMRVFGYCGGLTPAEWLHGPGTVVFEDMRDLPALVAKD, via the coding sequence GTGATCAAGCCCATTGAGCTCGTGATATTCGACTGTGACGGCGTCCTGGTGGACAGCGAGCACATCGCGGTACGCGTGGATGCGATGAGCCTGGCGTCGCTCGGTTGGCCGCTCAGCGAACCCGAGATCATCGAGCGCTTCGTAGGCCGTTCACACGCCGACATGATCACCGAGATCGAGAGGCACCTCGGGTACCGCCTACCCGACGGGTGGGAAGCGGAGCAGCGACGACTCTACCGTGAGGCCATGGAGGCCGAGCTCACGCCTGTCGACGGCATAGTCGAGGCCCTGGAGCACATCCAGCTGCCCACCTGCGTGGCCTCCAGCACCAGCCACAACGGCCTTCGTCACACCCTGGGCCTGACCGGCCTGTATACGCGCTTCGAAGGTCGCATCTACAGCGCGACGGAAGTGGCCAACGGCAAGCCCGCACCGGACCTCTTCCTCCACGCGGCGCGGCACATGGGGTTCGCCCCCGACGTCTGCGCTGTGGTCGAGGACAGCCGTTTCGGCGTGCAGGCCGCCCGCGCTGCCGGCATGCGTGTCTTCGGCTACTGCGGGGGGCTCACTCCCGCAGAATGGCTGCACGGGCCTGGCACGGTGGTCTTCGAGGACATGCGTGACCTGCCGGCTCTCGTCGCCAAGGACTGA
- a CDS encoding UBP-type zinc finger domain-containing protein — MSDENIPGIDPQVSPSGEGCAGCMSDDGPGWWFHLRRCAACGHIGCCDSSPSQHATKHSKATGHPFVTSFEPDEDWYYNYATEQLHPQGPQLAPPTSHPADQPVPGPAGAVPTSWQEQLH; from the coding sequence GTGTCGGACGAAAACATCCCAGGCATCGACCCACAGGTTTCCCCCAGCGGAGAGGGCTGCGCCGGCTGCATGTCCGATGACGGACCAGGCTGGTGGTTCCACCTGCGGCGTTGTGCCGCGTGCGGACACATCGGGTGCTGCGACTCCTCGCCCTCCCAGCACGCGACCAAGCACTCCAAAGCGACCGGTCATCCCTTTGTCACCAGCTTCGAACCAGACGAAGACTGGTACTACAACTACGCGACTGAGCAACTCCACCCGCAAGGGCCGCAGCTTGCCCCACCCACCTCGCACCCCGCCGACCAGCCCGTCCCCGGGCCCGCAGGGGCTGTCCCCACGTCGTGGCAGGAGCAGTTGCATTGA
- a CDS encoding NAD(P)H-dependent oxidoreductase yields MSTIDAAPVALIVHAHPEPHSFSTAQMATAAQALRDAGYQVDVLDLYADAWAPTLAREEFAPVEGHFKPQAEQMRAVRNGTLDAAVRAHLDRLLAADLLVLSFPMWWFSLPAILKGWVDRVFVMGGVFGGDYGLFGDAALVGKRAMLLFTTGGSSESFRSGGALGSMDDFLFHIHRGMLEFVGFQVIGPVVTYGPARMTDQERTAALDTVRESVALIAADSRAIVL; encoded by the coding sequence ATGTCGACCATCGATGCTGCCCCTGTCGCCCTGATCGTTCATGCTCATCCTGAGCCCCACTCGTTCAGCACCGCCCAGATGGCCACTGCGGCTCAGGCCCTACGCGATGCCGGGTACCAGGTCGACGTCCTCGACCTCTACGCCGACGCATGGGCCCCCACCCTCGCTCGCGAGGAGTTCGCACCGGTCGAAGGCCACTTCAAGCCGCAGGCCGAGCAGATGCGCGCGGTCAGGAACGGGACACTCGACGCGGCCGTCAGGGCCCATCTTGACCGGCTGCTCGCCGCTGATCTGCTCGTCCTGTCGTTCCCGATGTGGTGGTTCTCGCTGCCAGCCATCCTCAAGGGATGGGTGGACCGGGTCTTCGTGATGGGCGGGGTCTTCGGCGGGGACTACGGCCTGTTCGGCGATGCCGCGCTCGTCGGGAAGCGGGCGATGCTGCTGTTCACGACCGGCGGGTCCAGTGAGTCGTTCCGCTCTGGTGGCGCCCTCGGCTCGATGGACGACTTCCTGTTCCACATCCACCGAGGAATGCTGGAGTTCGTCGGCTTTCAGGTCATCGGCCCCGTGGTCACCTACGGACCGGCCCGCATGACCGATCAGGAACGAACAGCGGCGCTGGACACGGTCAGAGAGTCTGTCGCGCTCATCGCGGCGGATTCCCGGGCCATCGTGCTGTGA